Proteins from a single region of Lysinibacillus sp. JNUCC-52:
- a CDS encoding DMT family transporter, translated as MVITKKRITTIGLLALILSALLTAMSQVFYAKQVQEVPAFLFTGISFFLTTCYFAFFARIHKKPYKWQGTIGYVLKLNGASVLAFMCFYFALKYVESAIVSALEMGIGPLFVLVLAVIAKESIPRSQWLIAIGTLIACSVLIVSVLSGSSAVKLDITMPVIIALIASISCGLGAVLCTVYSKKLNEAGWTTSMILANRYYGIILLSFLATYDEFLKYFSGNIGWILAVTATGVMLPMYLLQIGIRNCSPLMVMMSLCFVPIFTFFFQLFDSRLTWSPISLIGIILLFIAGIISLYLERRTVSE; from the coding sequence ATGGTTATTACGAAGAAACGCATTACAACGATAGGGCTGCTAGCACTGATTTTATCAGCGCTCTTGACGGCAATGAGTCAAGTGTTTTATGCCAAGCAAGTACAAGAAGTACCTGCATTTTTATTTACAGGTATTAGTTTTTTTCTGACGACATGCTATTTTGCATTTTTTGCACGTATACATAAAAAACCTTATAAATGGCAAGGAACAATCGGCTATGTATTGAAATTAAATGGAGCGTCCGTTCTAGCTTTTATGTGTTTTTATTTTGCATTAAAATACGTGGAATCAGCCATAGTCAGTGCACTTGAGATGGGTATCGGTCCATTATTTGTCCTAGTTCTGGCGGTCATTGCAAAGGAATCAATTCCAAGGTCCCAGTGGTTAATTGCCATTGGCACACTGATTGCGTGTAGTGTACTGATTGTCTCTGTACTTAGCGGAAGCTCAGCAGTCAAGTTGGACATAACAATGCCTGTCATCATAGCTTTAATAGCGAGTATTAGCTGTGGGCTTGGTGCTGTTTTATGTACCGTATATTCAAAAAAATTAAATGAGGCTGGCTGGACAACTTCTATGATTTTGGCCAATCGTTATTATGGCATAATTTTATTATCTTTTTTAGCTACATACGATGAATTTTTAAAGTATTTCTCAGGAAATATTGGCTGGATACTTGCTGTTACAGCAACGGGTGTCATGCTTCCAATGTATTTATTGCAAATAGGTATTCGGAATTGTTCTCCTTTAATGGTGATGATGAGTTTATGCTTTGTCCCAATTTTCACTTTTTTCTTCCAACTATTTGATTCTAGGCTTACGTGGTCGCCTATTTCTTTAATAGGTATCATCTTATTATTCATAGCTGGTATTATTAGTTTGTATTTAGAAAGAAGGACCGTTTCAGAGTAG
- a CDS encoding VOC family protein, which translates to MGRLVHFEIHVSDMERAKDFYGNIFGWSFEDWSDYAGMPYFGAVTGGEDELGINGALMQRQGPPPAPNQALNGFACTMGVENYDATEAKIMNNGGKIAIPKYALPGMAWQGYYTDTEGNVFGIHQPDKNAK; encoded by the coding sequence ATGGGGAGATTAGTTCATTTTGAAATTCATGTAAGTGACATGGAGCGAGCAAAGGATTTCTATGGCAATATTTTTGGATGGTCATTTGAAGATTGGAGTGACTACGCTGGCATGCCGTATTTTGGGGCTGTAACAGGTGGCGAGGATGAACTTGGCATTAATGGTGCCTTAATGCAACGGCAAGGTCCCCCTCCAGCACCAAATCAAGCGTTGAATGGATTTGCTTGTACAATGGGTGTGGAAAATTACGATGCAACAGAAGCAAAAATTATGAACAATGGTGGTAAGATAGCCATTCCTAAATATGCTCTTCCAGGAATGGCATGGCAAGGATATTATACAGATACTGAAGGCAATGTATTTGGTATTCATCAGCCTGATAAAAATGCAAAATAA
- a CDS encoding pyridoxamine 5'-phosphate oxidase family protein, with product METKIRMGKRTFTDEGQINHFLRQAQTIFLGLVDDNMPYVIPLNFVFKNGNFYIHGANEGRKINILKKNTNACITVCEIYGTIADPVPANTDTAYMSVIANGNVEIVTDLDEATAAMQEMLDKYVPNYYEVALSKAHVDKYISSLGSKTVVLKIKPITMTAKEHKGDEQMKFYPGRKVTQDTNR from the coding sequence ATGGAAACAAAAATTCGTATGGGGAAAAGAACATTTACAGATGAGGGACAAATCAATCATTTTTTACGACAAGCTCAAACCATTTTTCTAGGGTTAGTGGATGACAATATGCCATATGTAATTCCATTGAATTTTGTATTTAAGAACGGAAACTTTTATATTCATGGCGCAAACGAAGGAAGAAAAATTAATATTTTAAAAAAAAATACGAATGCTTGTATTACAGTATGTGAAATTTACGGAACTATCGCAGATCCAGTTCCTGCGAATACTGATACGGCTTATATGAGCGTTATCGCCAATGGAAACGTCGAAATTGTTACGGATTTAGATGAAGCAACAGCAGCAATGCAAGAAATGCTTGATAAATATGTCCCGAATTATTATGAAGTCGCTTTATCGAAAGCGCATGTCGATAAATATATATCTTCTTTAGGTAGTAAAACGGTGGTGCTAAAAATAAAACCAATTACTATGACCGCAAAAGAACATAAAGGTGATGAACAAATGAAGTTTTATCCTGGAAGAAAGGTAACGCAAGATACAAACCGATAA
- a CDS encoding DUF817 domain-containing protein: protein MLKKFFKDLVYFTYHQSLSCIFPVVIFVTLALSKVSHLPLSRYDFILVICLLTQYLMYKFGLESKDEIKVICLFHIIGLLLELYKVNFHSWSYPEEAWSKIGGVPLYSGFMYASVASYICQAWRRFDLKILNWPRSYIAIPLGAMIYLNFFTHHFIYDFRWLLIALLFLVFSRTVVKFTVRQNIYKMPIVASFLLIGFFIWIAENIATFFGAWSYPNQEMGWTIVHFGKISSWFLLVVISIMIVTQLKLFYREQ, encoded by the coding sequence ATATTGAAAAAATTTTTTAAAGACTTAGTGTACTTTACGTACCATCAATCCTTATCTTGTATTTTTCCTGTTGTCATATTTGTTACGCTTGCGCTGTCAAAGGTTAGCCATTTACCACTTTCAAGATATGATTTTATTCTCGTTATTTGTCTTTTGACACAATATTTGATGTATAAATTTGGTCTAGAATCTAAAGATGAAATAAAAGTAATCTGTTTGTTTCATATTATTGGTCTTTTACTAGAATTATATAAAGTGAACTTTCATTCTTGGTCTTATCCAGAAGAGGCGTGGTCAAAAATTGGTGGTGTGCCCTTATATAGCGGCTTTATGTATGCAAGTGTGGCAAGTTACATTTGCCAAGCTTGGCGTAGGTTTGATTTGAAGATTTTGAATTGGCCAAGAAGTTATATTGCCATTCCGTTAGGAGCTATGATTTACTTAAATTTCTTCACACACCATTTTATATATGACTTTAGATGGCTGCTAATAGCTTTACTTTTTCTCGTATTTTCTCGAACAGTTGTTAAATTTACAGTACGACAAAACATTTATAAGATGCCTATTGTTGCATCATTCCTTTTAATTGGGTTTTTTATTTGGATTGCTGAAAATATTGCAACATTTTTTGGTGCTTGGTCATATCCTAACCAAGAAATGGGATGGACGATTGTTCATTTCGGAAAAATTAGCTCTTGGTTTTTACTTGTCGTCATTAGTATTATGATAGTCACACAGCTAAAATTATTTTACCGTGAGCAGTGA
- a CDS encoding amino acid permease, whose amino-acid sequence MATEQHELKRSMKARHLFMISLGGCIGTGFFLGSGFTINQAGPTGAILSYLVGGLVMYLTMLCLGELSVAMPVSGSFQTYTTKFIGPATGFAVGWLYWLGWAVTVALEFLGAGQLMQRWFPESPVWMWCLIFGALLFLLNGLSAKAFGEAEFVFSSIKILAIIMFLIVGGAAMFGLIDMKDGSSAPFLTHFYEHGLFPNGVTALLITMITVNFSFQGTELIGIAAGESENPEKTIPKSIKQTVWRTLFFFVLSVVILAAIIPMDKAGVVESPFVVVLDSIGIPYAADIMNFVILTALLSVANSGLYAATRMLFSLSVEKMASPVLGKVNKRGIPMNALLITLAVAGLSLLSSVFAAKTVFVWLLSLAGLGAQIGWIAITASQIAFRRSYVRQGGNVEDLKFKAPLYPLVPILGLVANCIVMASLAFDPSQRLALYCGGAFFIGCYIVYYVKVKKTKVIKVSQQEVQLKLDQKMFL is encoded by the coding sequence ATGGCAACAGAACAACATGAATTAAAAAGAAGTATGAAAGCTAGACACTTATTTATGATTTCCCTAGGAGGATGCATTGGAACTGGCTTCTTTCTTGGATCAGGTTTTACTATAAATCAAGCTGGGCCAACTGGTGCTATTCTTTCTTATTTAGTAGGCGGGTTAGTAATGTATCTAACGATGCTTTGTTTGGGTGAATTGTCTGTTGCTATGCCAGTATCTGGGTCGTTTCAAACATATACGACGAAGTTTATTGGTCCTGCTACTGGTTTTGCCGTTGGGTGGCTTTATTGGCTAGGGTGGGCAGTTACAGTTGCCCTCGAATTTTTAGGGGCTGGACAACTTATGCAAAGATGGTTTCCTGAATCACCAGTATGGATGTGGTGTTTAATATTTGGTGCCTTGCTCTTTTTATTAAATGGTTTATCAGCGAAAGCATTTGGTGAAGCAGAATTTGTTTTCTCTAGCATAAAAATATTGGCTATTATTATGTTCCTAATTGTTGGAGGAGCCGCTATGTTTGGCCTTATTGATATGAAAGACGGATCCAGCGCTCCATTTCTAACGCATTTTTATGAGCATGGGCTATTTCCAAATGGTGTAACAGCATTATTGATTACAATGATTACGGTGAATTTTTCATTCCAAGGGACAGAATTAATTGGTATTGCTGCTGGGGAAAGTGAAAATCCAGAAAAGACAATTCCTAAATCTATTAAACAAACAGTTTGGCGTACATTGTTCTTCTTTGTCCTATCTGTTGTCATTCTTGCCGCGATAATTCCAATGGATAAAGCAGGTGTTGTTGAAAGTCCATTCGTAGTAGTACTGGACAGTATAGGCATTCCTTATGCAGCTGATATTATGAACTTTGTTATTTTGACTGCTCTATTATCGGTTGCAAACTCTGGTTTATATGCGGCAACTCGTATGTTGTTCTCTCTATCTGTTGAAAAGATGGCTAGCCCTGTTTTAGGGAAAGTGAATAAAAGAGGCATTCCGATGAATGCATTATTAATTACACTTGCTGTAGCAGGGTTATCTCTATTATCAAGTGTATTCGCTGCAAAAACAGTGTTTGTTTGGCTATTATCTCTAGCTGGTTTAGGTGCTCAAATCGGTTGGATTGCGATTACAGCATCGCAAATTGCCTTTAGACGTTCATATGTTCGTCAAGGTGGTAATGTGGAAGATTTAAAATTCAAAGCGCCACTATATCCACTCGTGCCAATTTTAGGCTTAGTAGCGAATTGTATAGTTATGGCAAGCTTAGCCTTTGATCCGTCGCAACGATTAGCTCTATATTGTGGAGGCGCATTCTTCATAGGCTGTTATATCGTTTATTATGTAAAAGTGAAGAAAACGAAGGTAATAAAAGTAAGCCAACAAGAAGTACAGTTAAAATTAGACCAAAAAATGTTTCTTTAA
- the rocF gene encoding arginase has translation MRKEVTIIGVPMDLGQTRRGVDMGPSAIRYAGLTDRLEGLGYAIDDLGDLNIEFVNKEEKIDTTTNLKNLKTVADANDKLGQKVDQVISSNRFPLVLGGDHSIAIGTLAGVSKHYENLGVIWYDAHGDLNTGETSPSGNIHGMSLAVSLGLGHPALTNIGGYAPKVKPENVVIIGARDLDPGEKKLIKEIGIKVYTMHEIDRLGMTTVMSETINYLKEHTDGVHLSLDLDALDPNDAPGVGTPVAGGISYRESHLAMEMLSEANIITSAEFVETNPVLDQYNKTAIAAVALISSLFGDTLL, from the coding sequence ATGCGTAAAGAAGTTACAATTATTGGGGTACCTATGGATCTGGGTCAAACTAGAAGAGGGGTAGACATGGGACCGAGTGCTATTCGATATGCTGGATTAACAGATCGACTTGAAGGGCTCGGCTATGCGATTGATGATTTAGGGGATTTGAATATCGAATTCGTAAATAAAGAAGAAAAGATAGACACAACAACAAACTTAAAAAATTTAAAAACGGTAGCGGATGCTAATGACAAGCTTGGTCAAAAAGTAGATCAAGTTATTTCCTCTAATCGCTTTCCTTTAGTTTTAGGAGGAGATCATAGTATTGCCATTGGAACATTAGCAGGTGTTTCGAAACATTATGAGAACTTAGGCGTTATTTGGTATGATGCCCATGGTGATTTAAACACAGGTGAAACATCTCCCTCTGGAAATATTCATGGAATGTCTTTAGCGGTAAGCTTAGGTCTTGGACATCCTGCACTTACGAATATTGGTGGTTATGCGCCAAAAGTAAAGCCAGAAAATGTAGTAATTATTGGCGCTCGTGATTTAGATCCAGGAGAGAAAAAACTTATTAAAGAAATTGGCATTAAAGTGTACACGATGCATGAAATCGATCGTTTAGGTATGACGACAGTAATGTCAGAAACTATAAATTATTTAAAGGAACATACAGATGGTGTTCATTTATCTTTAGATTTAGATGCCCTTGATCCAAACGATGCACCAGGAGTAGGAACACCAGTTGCAGGTGGCATTAGCTATCGTGAAAGTCATTTAGCTATGGAAATGCTATCAGAAGCCAATATTATTACTTCGGCAGAGTTTGTAGAGACAAACCCAGTATTAGATCAGTATAATAAAACAGCTATTGCTGCGGTCGCTTTAATTAGCTCTTTATTTGGCGATACATTACTTTAA
- a CDS encoding DUF421 domain-containing protein, whose translation MKDVSYLQIAIETVITFFVLLALTRFLGKKQLSQLTFFNYVTGITIGSIAANMIVLSTKDYTKDLLSLVIWCSLTTLIGYISLKSGKIRMILDGQPTIVIKHGKIDKKALKRTGVNIDDLTMMIRQYQVFSIDEIDFAILEPNGTLSILKKPQFQGTQKIDLNIAPKNPPFLPIEIISDGKLLKRNLLEVGKNKEWLKRELTKVGIKNVEEVFYAEIQSDEKLFIQKF comes from the coding sequence ATGAAAGATGTAAGTTACTTACAAATAGCAATAGAAACAGTCATAACTTTTTTTGTCCTTCTTGCATTAACACGTTTTTTAGGAAAAAAACAATTAAGCCAACTTACGTTTTTTAACTATGTAACAGGCATAACAATTGGCTCCATTGCCGCTAATATGATTGTTCTTAGTACAAAAGATTACACAAAAGATTTACTGAGCTTGGTTATATGGTGTTCGTTAACAACACTTATTGGCTATATAAGTCTGAAATCAGGAAAAATAAGGATGATACTTGATGGTCAGCCTACAATCGTAATAAAACACGGCAAAATCGATAAAAAAGCATTGAAAAGGACAGGCGTCAATATCGATGACTTAACAATGATGATAAGGCAATATCAAGTTTTTTCGATCGATGAAATCGATTTTGCAATACTTGAACCGAACGGCACGCTGAGTATTCTGAAGAAACCTCAATTTCAAGGCACACAAAAGATAGACCTAAACATTGCACCTAAAAATCCACCGTTTTTACCTATAGAAATAATATCAGACGGCAAATTATTAAAAAGAAATTTATTAGAAGTAGGAAAAAATAAAGAATGGCTAAAAAGGGAATTAACCAAAGTAGGAATTAAAAATGTCGAAGAAGTATTTTATGCGGAAATCCAATCAGATGAAAAATTATTCATACAAAAATTTTAA
- a CDS encoding recombinase family protein — MIFGYVRPLYNDETCEEQLKAISEKCQTIYREPHASPKKRHQLEEMLMAIQQGDTIIVERMVALADTTRQLQDILNICEKDIVSIQFCNEAISNNQPLTCTLQQMMKHYIQFQTDVAKQSALIGIANAREQGKTIGRPRKPDVNIQKAISMYHSGNFTLHDIKNETGISKSTLYRSLENSDENR; from the coding sequence ATGATTTTCGGTTATGTACGACCTTTATATAATGATGAAACGTGTGAAGAACAGTTAAAAGCTATATCTGAAAAATGCCAAACTATATATCGGGAACCGCATGCTTCACCTAAAAAGCGACATCAACTAGAAGAAATGCTGATGGCAATACAACAAGGGGATACGATTATAGTTGAACGAATGGTTGCACTTGCAGACACGACAAGACAACTACAAGATATCCTTAACATTTGTGAAAAAGACATCGTAAGCATTCAATTTTGTAATGAGGCTATTTCTAATAATCAACCTTTAACATGTACATTACAACAAATGATGAAACATTATATTCAATTCCAAACAGATGTTGCAAAGCAGTCAGCTCTAATCGGCATTGCCAATGCAAGAGAGCAGGGTAAGACAATTGGTAGACCGAGGAAACCAGATGTAAACATTCAAAAAGCTATTTCGATGTACCATTCGGGAAATTTCACATTACATGATATTAAAAATGAAACAGGTATTAGTAAATCAACATTATACCGATCATTAGAAAACTCTGATGAAAATCGCTAA
- a CDS encoding SulP family inorganic anion transporter produces the protein MMQSLKQQWFGNIRGDLLAGIVVALALIPEAIAFSIIAGVDPMVGLYASFCIAVTIAFVGGRPGMISAATGAMALVIAPLVKDYGLNYLLAATILTGIIQLIFGMLKIAKLMKFIPNAVMIGFVNSLAILIFLAQVPQIIGMSTMTYIFVALTLLLLYTLPRYIQVIPAPLIAIIVLTTIAIYSGVDLRTIGDLGVITQTLPTFAIPNVPFTFETLKIIFPYSLALAIVGLIESLLTAQIVDDMTGTESEKNKEARGQGIANFINGFFGGMAGCAMIGQSVINVKSGGRGRFSTLIAGLFLIFLILVLGDLVVKIPMPVLVGVMIMVCIGTFDWNSFKYLVKAPPSDAIVMLVTVIIVVYTHDLSKGVIAGVVLSAIFFVVKISTLKVAKNGDIYKIEGPLFFAATHNFVHYFKKIESIDSKVTIDFSNSRLWDDSAVGALHKVKHLLQAKGIKVEITGLDTSSQKLITRIDSITSSH, from the coding sequence ATCATGCAAAGTTTAAAACAACAATGGTTTGGAAATATCCGAGGCGATCTATTAGCAGGCATTGTCGTAGCACTTGCTCTTATCCCAGAAGCCATTGCCTTTTCTATCATCGCTGGCGTTGATCCAATGGTAGGGTTATATGCATCTTTTTGTATCGCTGTCACAATCGCGTTTGTCGGTGGTAGACCTGGTATGATTTCAGCAGCTACAGGCGCAATGGCACTTGTAATAGCCCCATTAGTAAAAGATTACGGACTAAATTATTTACTAGCTGCCACAATTTTAACAGGCATTATTCAACTAATTTTTGGTATGTTAAAAATAGCAAAATTAATGAAATTCATTCCCAATGCTGTAATGATTGGCTTCGTTAATTCATTAGCTATTTTAATCTTTTTAGCACAAGTCCCTCAAATTATTGGAATGTCTACCATGACATATATCTTTGTCGCATTGACACTATTACTTTTGTATACTTTACCACGTTATATTCAAGTAATACCAGCACCACTTATAGCAATCATCGTCTTAACTACTATCGCGATTTATAGTGGCGTTGATTTACGAACAATTGGTGATTTAGGTGTTATAACGCAAACGCTACCGACATTCGCCATTCCGAATGTGCCGTTCACGTTTGAAACATTAAAAATTATTTTCCCCTATTCGCTTGCATTAGCCATCGTCGGTCTAATCGAATCTTTATTAACTGCCCAAATCGTGGATGACATGACGGGGACGGAAAGTGAAAAGAATAAAGAAGCGAGAGGACAAGGTATTGCTAATTTTATTAATGGATTTTTTGGAGGAATGGCTGGTTGTGCGATGATTGGTCAATCTGTCATTAATGTAAAGTCTGGTGGACGAGGGCGTTTTTCAACCCTTATAGCTGGTTTATTTTTAATTTTTTTAATTCTCGTTTTAGGGGATTTAGTCGTCAAAATTCCTATGCCAGTATTAGTAGGCGTTATGATTATGGTATGTATCGGTACATTTGATTGGAATTCATTCAAGTATTTAGTGAAGGCCCCTCCTAGTGATGCAATTGTTATGCTAGTTACAGTGATCATCGTAGTATACACGCATGATTTATCGAAAGGCGTTATTGCAGGGGTTGTATTAAGTGCTATTTTCTTTGTAGTAAAAATTTCAACATTGAAAGTAGCAAAAAATGGAGATATTTACAAAATAGAAGGTCCATTATTTTTTGCTGCCACACATAACTTCGTTCATTACTTCAAAAAAATTGAAAGCATAGATTCTAAAGTTACTATAGATTTTAGCAATAGTCGACTATGGGATGATTCTGCTGTAGGTGCCTTGCATAAAGTAAAACATTTACTTCAAGCAAAAGGAATTAAAGTAGAAATAACAGGACTCGATACTTCAAGTCAAAAATTAATAACTCGAATAGACAGTATAACTTCTTCTCACTAA
- a CDS encoding ABC1 kinase family protein has product MKNRKSWFRMWKILSFAFSMIIQVYWYRFRKKSDAQWELLWEKLGRQFRQTLFELEGVLIKVGQLLSIREDLLPKSFISQIQDLVDQVPPSPWEDIQCVLEKEWGKPIDNVLLSIEPKAVASASIGEVYRGRLKDGTNVAIKVQRPSIPSIMRTDFRSLAIIISFAQYFAPIPKGFINFRMLFNELKSVIGRELDFKKELDTMKHFRERFEDIYQLTIPTAYPDISTSQVLVMDWIDGVRITDSVFLSTNQIDKEVLSKQLLRAFLPQWLEAGMFHADPHAGNVLVKADGTIVLLDFGMVGEISRKDAANFQNLMQAIFLKNYAQAAETLKSLGFLLPGADLKVIENLLKEVLLLDVNKVKEMDLFAVKKEMNDILKLLPIQVPTRFIFLGRSFVTIEGLLLTINPEKEILDIIKPVFTDWVKQGSSNNWKSVLQWLNALPIFKVFHSLYDLVETPQRLLIQKENLQYREFVFSVYENQKRQIFILTVLALVGIFVGKYLHYAIVYKASAVLLSLSIPLYIVSSWRQRKWLKRMYNKAL; this is encoded by the coding sequence ATGAAAAATAGGAAAAGCTGGTTTCGAATGTGGAAAATCCTATCCTTTGCATTTTCCATGATTATTCAAGTTTATTGGTATCGCTTTAGAAAAAAATCGGATGCACAATGGGAATTGTTATGGGAAAAGCTTGGTCGACAATTTCGCCAGACACTATTTGAGCTGGAAGGTGTATTAATTAAAGTTGGGCAACTTTTAAGTATTCGTGAAGACTTACTGCCAAAAAGTTTTATTAGTCAAATTCAAGATTTAGTTGATCAAGTACCTCCCTCTCCTTGGGAAGATATTCAATGTGTATTGGAAAAGGAATGGGGCAAACCGATAGACAATGTGCTTCTTTCCATCGAGCCAAAGGCAGTGGCTTCTGCCTCTATTGGTGAAGTTTATCGCGGAAGGCTAAAAGACGGAACAAATGTAGCTATTAAAGTACAACGGCCATCCATCCCATCAATTATGCGAACTGATTTTCGTTCATTAGCCATTATTATTTCATTTGCTCAATATTTTGCTCCTATTCCAAAAGGATTTATTAATTTTAGAATGCTCTTTAATGAACTCAAATCTGTTATAGGACGTGAATTGGATTTCAAAAAAGAGTTAGATACAATGAAGCATTTCAGAGAACGCTTTGAAGACATCTATCAGCTTACGATTCCTACTGCTTATCCCGATATTAGTACATCACAAGTATTAGTAATGGATTGGATAGATGGTGTTAGAATAACTGATAGTGTATTTTTATCAACAAATCAAATTGATAAAGAAGTTTTATCAAAGCAATTATTGCGCGCCTTCTTGCCTCAATGGTTAGAGGCGGGCATGTTTCATGCGGATCCACATGCTGGAAATGTTTTAGTAAAGGCAGATGGTACAATTGTACTTCTTGATTTTGGAATGGTAGGCGAAATATCAAGAAAAGATGCAGCTAATTTCCAAAATTTAATGCAGGCCATTTTTCTGAAAAATTATGCACAAGCAGCAGAGACATTAAAGAGTTTAGGTTTTTTACTACCAGGAGCAGATTTGAAAGTCATTGAAAATCTACTTAAGGAAGTACTCTTATTAGATGTAAATAAGGTAAAAGAAATGGACTTATTCGCCGTCAAAAAAGAAATGAACGACATTTTAAAACTACTTCCTATACAAGTACCTACACGATTTATTTTTTTAGGCCGCTCCTTTGTGACAATTGAAGGTTTACTGTTAACCATAAATCCAGAAAAAGAAATTTTAGATATCATTAAACCAGTATTTACTGATTGGGTAAAGCAAGGAAGCTCAAATAATTGGAAGTCTGTATTACAATGGCTCAATGCGTTACCGATTTTTAAAGTATTTCATTCTTTATACGATCTCGTGGAAACACCCCAGCGCTTATTAATCCAAAAGGAAAATTTGCAGTACAGAGAATTTGTCTTTTCCGTCTATGAAAATCAAAAAAGGCAAATTTTCATATTAACTGTTTTAGCATTAGTCGGTATTTTCGTTGGCAAGTATTTGCATTATGCAATAGTGTATAAAGCATCCGCTGTGTTATTGTCACTCTCCATTCCTTTATATATTGTGAGTAGTTGGAGGCAACGAAAATGGTTAAAACGTATGTATAACAAAGCATTGTAA
- the fumC gene encoding class II fumarate hydratase: MDFRIEKDTMGEIKVPANKIWGAQTQRSKENFQIGTEHMPIELIQAMAILKKSAAIANNKLGKLSDIKANAIVQAADEVLNGQWDDQFPLVVWQTGSGTQSNMNVNEVIAHRANQILQDAGESDRIHPNDDVNKSQSSNDTFPTALHIAAVLKVEDYLLPRLRLLKATLDEKAENFKDIIKIGRTHLQDATPLTLGQEISGWSAMLGKSEQMIKHNVEYMKELAIGGTAVGTGINAHPEFGDRVAAEISELTGKQFTSAANKFHALTSHDEAVVAHGALKALAADLMKIANDVRWLASGPRSGIGEITIPENEPGSSIMPGKVNPTQSEAMTMVVTQVVGNDATIAFAASQGNFELNVFKPVIIYNFLQSTRLLADTMKSFNDNCAIGIEPNIEVLDHNLQNSLMLVTALNPYIGYENAAKIAKKAHKEGTTLKEAAIASGLLTEEQFNEYVDPATMIYPNA, translated from the coding sequence ATGGATTTTCGTATCGAAAAAGACACTATGGGTGAAATTAAAGTACCTGCCAACAAAATATGGGGAGCACAAACTCAACGTAGTAAGGAAAACTTCCAAATTGGCACTGAGCATATGCCTATTGAATTAATTCAAGCAATGGCTATTCTAAAGAAAAGTGCAGCAATTGCGAACAATAAATTAGGAAAGCTTTCAGATATTAAGGCAAATGCGATTGTGCAAGCTGCAGATGAAGTTTTAAACGGTCAATGGGATGACCAATTCCCTCTTGTTGTATGGCAAACAGGTAGTGGCACACAATCCAACATGAATGTAAATGAGGTTATTGCGCATCGTGCAAATCAAATTTTACAAGACGCTGGTGAATCAGACCGCATCCATCCAAATGATGATGTCAATAAATCACAAAGCTCCAACGATACGTTTCCTACGGCGTTGCATATCGCAGCTGTACTAAAAGTAGAAGATTATTTACTACCTCGCCTTCGCTTACTAAAAGCTACCTTGGATGAAAAGGCTGAGAATTTCAAAGATATTATTAAAATCGGACGTACTCATTTACAAGACGCTACTCCACTGACTTTAGGTCAAGAGATAAGTGGCTGGTCAGCAATGCTAGGTAAATCTGAGCAAATGATTAAACATAATGTTGAATATATGAAGGAGCTTGCAATTGGCGGTACGGCTGTCGGTACTGGTATTAATGCACATCCTGAATTCGGCGATCGAGTAGCAGCTGAAATTAGCGAGCTGACAGGAAAACAATTTACATCTGCAGCAAATAAGTTCCATGCACTAACAAGTCATGATGAAGCTGTCGTGGCGCATGGCGCATTAAAAGCACTCGCAGCGGACTTAATGAAAATTGCGAATGATGTACGTTGGTTAGCAAGTGGTCCTCGTTCTGGTATCGGTGAAATTACCATTCCAGAAAATGAACCAGGCTCATCCATTATGCCAGGTAAAGTAAATCCAACGCAAAGTGAAGCGATGACAATGGTCGTGACACAAGTCGTTGGAAATGATGCAACGATTGCCTTTGCCGCTTCACAAGGGAATTTTGAGCTCAATGTTTTTAAACCAGTCATTATCTATAATTTCTTACAGTCAACTCGCCTCCTAGCCGATACGATGAAATCATTCAATGATAACTGTGCGATTGGTATCGAACCAAATATTGAAGTGCTTGATCATAACCTGCAAAACTCCTTAATGCTAGTCACTGCATTAAATCCTTATATTGGCTATGAGAATGCAGCAAAAATTGCGAAAAAAGCACATAAAGAAGGCACTACATTAAAAGAAGCTGCTATTGCTTCTGGTTTGTTAACTGAAGAACAATTTAATGAATATGTTGACCCAGCTACGATGATTTATCCAAACGCTTAA